ATACATCCAACAATATGAAAATGGAGCTATAGTCGACTATAGCAGCTGGAAAGAGCCCTGATTTAAACACACCCTTCGTGTACAAATCCGGTTGCTATGGTTCTTAATTTTGCGTTTTTACATCAAAGGATGTAAACtttgaaagcattattttttaagtaaacaaAAGATTCAAGCAAAGCTGTGTGTATCGAGTTTTCGCGACGGCAAAACCTTGAGGAATAAATTGAGCTAACCAGACAAGAAATTAACTGCAAGGACGACACAAGAGCAGACACCAAAAGACGTAATTACTTTGGATGATTCAGCAGGAGAGAGACGCTCGACACGTTACGCTGTCTCATACATTTTTTTAGCACTTTGCACGCTCAAATTAACGTCTAAAGCCACCCTACACAAATTTGGGTGTCCAATATTGTTAAATTATTACACAATAATCGTAGAAAGAGAAGTAATTCAGAAGAGTACAATCATATGAAGTCCAGTTTGTAAACGAGGGCACCTCTGACCCCATAGCACACCGTGGTCCTGGTGTTATGTACCCAGTGCTTGAAATAAACAATGAAGATCTTAATAATGCGAGTTCCGCTGGAGAAAACGATAAAAAGAGACTCATACTCCAGTATACAGACAGCCAGAAGCTCCTCCTCATCTTCGAAAAGCTTCATCTCCGAAGATATTCCGTGAGTACTTAGAAGAGGACACTTGGAAACAGTACTCCATGCCCCCGCGAACTTTGAGTCGCTGTCGAAAGCAATGCGGTATTCGCTGCCGCccataacaaagaaaaatattcgcgCGCATAGCACCACAAGACGGAAATTAACGCCGAACTTTGAACCCTATGGCGTTCGCTTCTGCTGAGCTTTGGAAAATAACCGCGGACAAGCCAGCGGTAAATTTCTACTGAGACGAACCAAGTGGGAACAAAtaagaaaattccacagaggaaatcCTTCGCTTGAACCCCTAAAGCCAACTATCCTTGATAGCCCAATTATTGAGAAAAGTTTCACAATTCGCTGATGAAATACATGAACAGTTCCTGTCTCATATCCGAAAGGAACCAACCAATTGACTTCCTCTCATTGTCTGACCTAACTTAATACCCGCTCTAAGGTGCCAAGGCAAGCGGGTTGGAATTGGTCTGGCGATATTTGGTTGCCCCTGAcgacaaaaaagacaactaaattGGAAACATAACATATCGTAGAGAGTATGAAAATGACTCTTTTCATAGCAAATCCATTGGGAGGTAAGGGATATTCCttaaatgtaagagaaaaatgtttttctcggACTACTAATTTAACAATTAGAGTGAAATCCAGTGTATCACCTATGCATGCTGTTTGTTTCAAAGAGAATAGACCTACCCTCTATAAGATTGGGAAAAGAGCCACTTCACAAAATGCAAAAATGTGGAACCAGAAGTTCCCACTTAGCACCCAATTCTAGGTAATCCTCTCTTCTTTTCCTTCACCTTCCTCTGCGTTACCCGGAATCGTATCCTCCCAAATGGACGCCTCATTAAGATCCACCTCTTTCTCACACCCGTTCTCCCAAATTGATTTTCTCCATCGCCAATCGGAAATCTTGACCGGGTCATCGGAAAAATTCCTTAAAAGCGTTCCTCTAGCAGAGCCGTTACGAGCGAAATGGCAGGCCCAATTAACAATTAGTGAGAGGAATATAAGGAAGTCTGAACCAAAGGAAGAGGCGTATCTCAAAGCCTCTCCTGGCATCATTAAACGCTCTCGCGTTAAGTTTTACTATTCCCAACAAAATAAGGAACTAACGCATGTACTTTATCCTTTACAGTACAAGATTATGCCCATTCCATTTTTCGCATGCATTACCTTTTTCTTGCTGGAGCAATttaaaatagatatctttcagagcaacacctagaaaattataaatacataagaACGCATGGACTTTATCCTTTACAGTACAAGATTATGCCAATTCCATTTTTTGCATGCATTACCTTTTTCATGCTGGAGCAACTtaaaatggatatctttcagatcAACAACTAGAAAATTATATTGGAACCTTACTATGTTTCACGTCCGACAGGtatgataaattatgagagatattttgccgaaaagaAAGTTTTGGGAATTTTGTTTTCCCACCGAACAATAAAGAGTTTAATTGAACGCTAGGCGGTagaccatttcatttttatttttcaacggctggtgtcctaacaccctccgccAAACACATGTTGAAATGGCGACATCAAACAGAACATTCAGGGCTACAATTAACAAATAGTAAAGGGAATATTAGGATGCTTGAACGAAAGAAAAAAGCGTGGCTTGACGCCTTAGCCGCTTCCAAGTTTTACGGCTCCTCACATGAGTACTGCAAGTACTCTATCCTTTACAGCATAAGATTATGCCAATTATAATGTTCGCATGTATTACCTTTTTCATGTCTTCATAGAAGAGAAATAGCATGTTGGGGTGGTTTCTCAGTTCCCATCCTTCCTCGACGTGACTCCAGAAAGGTGCCCACAGAACTGCAAGAGCAAAACATTTAAATGGAACCCGATGCTATTTTCCAAACAGATAGGGCCGTTCTGAATGAAggacaaaattgaaaaagcatCCGCTTACCAGAGTCTCGCTGGAAGAGATCCCAAAACTTGGCAAAGTCCGCTTCGAAGCCCATAAATTTTAAGAGCCGATTCTGATAATAATAAGATACGGCCACATCCCTTGGGTTTCTCGCAACGTATATGAccttcgaaaaaattaatttgaattcaatAATGCATACTCTATACAAAAAATCATTGGATATTAAAATCAATTACATTTAATGGTCGCACGTTGCATTAATTACTTACCTTGCAAGTGTCAACGAGATTCGGCGGTAACAGGCTGAGAGGGTAGTGCGATTTGATGTGCCTTGGAGATTCCATTTTCTTTACAGCTTCGTAGCCTGGctcacacatttttttaagtgctTCAATGCAGTCAGGGTCATTATTATTGTATTCAATTATGTCCTTTCGGAATCCTTCGTGTACAAGGACactaattctgaaaaataattacataaaattaaatctaCATCTTCCAAAAAAATTCCCATGGAATCATTATGAACTTACTCGAGATATGGAAATCTTTCATTCAGTCTTTCTTTCAAAGCTCTATCATAATCGAGGTTATTATTAAGCAACCACACCAGCTCTTGCGTCCAAGTGGTTCCTAttggaaaacaaaaatcattaatttcaGCCAACAACTTGATTGAGAAGATTTTCACTATATTCTTCAGATAAAATGTATTGCCCAGAGAAAATcgtttgattaaaaatataaaaatatccagACGTGATAAGTTGGAAACATGCCAAGTTAATGGATAAAAAATCATATATAGGGCTTCTTCCACAGTCATAACTACTCAAATGGCTTCTAGATAGCATGCTATTCTGTAATGAAATATCCCATAACATCACGAATACAACAAGTAAAGCACAAATATAAAAACGGTATACTGATATCATTAATCTTTCTCTACATTTTGCTTACCAGATCTTGGATATGTGACGACCCATACATCGTCAGGTCTCACTTCCACGTTATAATATTGAGCCGCCTCTTTCGCGTAAGACGAATTCAGGAGATATTTCTTGGGTCCCACGTGGTAATAGCCCTGTCTTTCTCCGGAGAAAACGGATAGTATCTCCTTGTTCAACTCAGGATCAacactttttatttcatatgGGAAGGACATctggaaaaatgtaaaaaacatgtACGTGATCACAAAAATGACTACTTGTAacctttataaaataatattttgtttttggaaGAGGAATTTCAAGAGAGGTGGAATTCTTCTGGGTTTTGGCATGAATTACGATGAATCaatagataattatttaaaataaaaataatcaactttAATAAAATCgaatagattaaaattttgaagaacaTAGCAACTtaggataaataaatattcttataagAGATATGTTATTCAGCTGAAGAAAATCTAACTCGACACTACATCGAAAATTCGTCAGTTTTTATGAGGAAATTAACTACAGGAAATGACTTGGTGCAGTTTGAAATTTAGCTCCATAAAAGCAATCAAAGTGCACAAAAAGCTACTTAGGATGTTGTAATACAaagtagaaaaagaaaataataatacagtgcTCTTCCCTTCCACAATGTGCGAGtagatataattatttctattttcgcTCAAAACAAGCAGTCAAACAGGACCTTAAACTCATCGGTAACGTTTTCAATTCAACCACACATTAGGCTGAAGCGGTCTCTGCTCGCTTTGGAGCAAAGCTAAGTAGACCCGCTCTCGCACATTCTCTATACTCTACTCCACAGACTCATTCCCAGACTGTCTTTAATCAATCATTTCCTCCTCTGCCGCTTCTTCCTCCCgcttaattttatttccagaCATCATATTCATTGACACATTCTTCTTCCAACGTTTAACTTTGCACTCTCCTTGTCGCACTGACAATAATAAAAGAATTATAGCCGTCACATTTCCTAATGGCGcggttgggggataaaccccctcctcccccagagctaagagaattaaaaaaatatatttttgtgaaaatttctgaaattaatattagggggacgggtGACTCACAAAGAAAGCATAtgaaactattcacacagccgtaaaactcaccattttgaaacatttatcgttaaaaatttccagggagggcccctgcacctcttATTTACTTTGGTGGGTTTTCTGTACCCCCCAGACCCGCGagtattagttacgcctaaagccccccctagccttaattccttgttGCGCCCCTGACTTTAccaacacttaatttttttacattacttgCCATCGAAACATGGGCCTTTGTCTTTCCAGACAACTGCACAAACCGCCACGCTATCTAGGTCctttaattccattaaaattatgtatatttcaaTGTCAAGTTTGTAATACATCGCTTCTTTAatactttatatattttctaCGTTCGAATGCAATATTCGTCGCTAAGTTTTTACGTACCGCTGCTTTAAATTGGTAACTAAAATGTTTGTGAACAATTTTATcactaaaaaattataattgaatatgaCGTGAAGTTCTAACGAACCTTATCGATAACTTCTAAACTCTGCAacgtttttttaatcaaatcgCGAATGCACACTAAacgcaaaaattccacagaggtaAATTCACTCGCCTCGACAGACACTGGAAGCAGGACCCCACACTCAGTGTCAGTGCAATGATCATAAGAAATTAGGCATCCATAGTAACGTCTATCCACTTGGATGTCTGCCTGGTTAATGTATTCGGCGCAAACTTAGGGTCTAATGATAGGAGTCCACGCGAATTACTCTTCTCCCATGGAATTGTTTTCCTCAGTGAGGATTCCCGGGTAGGTCGGTGAGGACGACGATCAGGATTGTATCACACGCATACGGTTCCATTCGTCACTGCATGTATTCCATTCGTTATCGGTGGGGTCCGATATGTGCAAACAGGTGTTTACGGCATATATTCCGTACCTGATGGACATCGTATATCACCTAACATCCCTCCACGACACCAATCGGTTTTATGAGATTTAAAATAGGCGCGGATTCGTGTCCAGGGCAACGTATGCACGGCAGGGTCGACATATGCAAGGTTCACTTTCGCTTGCTGCCTGATGTATAAACATTTCTACCTATTGGTTAAAAACATTTCTGCTTGATTCGTCACTGAACAATGAACAATAGAAaagtcattaaaacattttcctgGGACATGATGCGCTTCACTGGGTAACATCTCCAAAAACATTggcacaaaataaatattatgccaTAGTTTACCAGAATATTGTTGTCTTGAAACTGGGAGATAACAATAAAAAagcgaataaaatttcaaattaagttaTTTATCCGATCATAGCCAATAAAAACCCGATATTT
This genomic interval from Ischnura elegans chromosome 5, ioIscEleg1.1, whole genome shotgun sequence contains the following:
- the LOC124159452 gene encoding luciferin sulfotransferase-like translates to MSFPYEIKSVDPELNKEILSVFSGERQGYYHVGPKKYLLNSSYAKEAAQYYNVEVRPDDVWVVTYPRSGTTWTQELVWLLNNNLDYDRALKERLNERFPYLEISVLVHEGFRKDIIEYNNNDPDCIEALKKMCEPGYEAVKKMESPRHIKSHYPLSLLPPNLVDTCKVIYVARNPRDVAVSYYYQNRLLKFMGFEADFAKFWDLFQRDSVLWAPFWSHVEEGWELRNHPNMLFLFYEDMKKDLPAAIRKVAAFLNKTLTDDQVAKLVSHLDINNFKNNPAMKQIPDVIKGMERDGEPGFVRQGKTGSWRAEFTPEMSAKADAWMREHEKHTDLRFQL